The proteins below come from a single Serratia ficaria genomic window:
- a CDS encoding helix-turn-helix domain-containing protein, producing MDNNHQKFDSQSIANRVRELFLHYGIGKRQHAKELSRILDLSFSHAHRKLKGQSPWTLEQINSVAAALGETPAAIADMDAEHDAPEQTMAQDAIFVVGGVDIPCVGHIGDELTAGRLSEFVALRVEQQWRIYRTDDAPAGKRHSVELIEIRPGSQEDERLSIAVLDDSHQAADELAKYLVSRGFNAVAFYDVSRFCQALQQSLFDGYVVDWLIGEETADKCIEVIRASDNPDAPVLVLTGELGTDRRESEIAKAMREYDVLGPYEKPVRLHVIEAALQRCFNL from the coding sequence ATGGATAACAATCATCAAAAATTCGATTCACAGTCGATTGCAAACCGGGTCAGGGAGCTATTTTTACATTACGGGATTGGCAAGCGTCAGCATGCCAAAGAGCTCAGCCGCATTTTGGATCTGAGTTTTTCGCATGCGCACCGCAAACTGAAAGGGCAAAGCCCATGGACGCTGGAGCAGATCAACAGCGTCGCCGCCGCGTTGGGAGAAACGCCGGCGGCGATCGCCGATATGGATGCCGAACATGACGCGCCGGAGCAAACTATGGCACAGGATGCCATCTTTGTGGTCGGCGGCGTGGATATTCCCTGCGTCGGGCACATCGGCGACGAGCTGACGGCCGGGCGGTTATCGGAGTTTGTCGCGCTGCGGGTGGAACAACAATGGCGTATCTACCGCACCGACGATGCGCCGGCGGGCAAGCGCCACAGCGTCGAACTGATCGAAATCCGTCCCGGCAGCCAAGAAGACGAGCGGTTAAGCATTGCGGTGCTGGATGATTCGCATCAGGCGGCCGACGAGCTGGCGAAATATCTGGTCAGCCGCGGGTTCAACGCGGTGGCGTTCTATGACGTTAGCCGTTTTTGTCAGGCATTGCAGCAAAGCCTGTTCGACGGTTACGTGGTCGACTGGCTGATCGGCGAGGAAACGGCGGATAAGTGCATCGAGGTGATCCGCGCCTCCGATAACCCGGATGCGCCGGTGCTGGTGTTGACCGGTGAGCTGGGCACCGACCGGCGCGAATCCGAGATAGCCAAGGCGATGCGCGAGTACGACGTGCTCGGCCCTTATGAAAAGCCGGTGCGGCTTCACGTGATAGAAGCCGCCCTGCAGCGTTGTTTTAATCTGTAG